The Saccharothrix variisporea genome has a segment encoding these proteins:
- a CDS encoding permease prefix domain 1-containing protein, with protein sequence MAGAGVIDIDEYVTALDRRLRGPGHLKRDLLAEARDSLEDAAAAYEAGGVDPAEARRRAVADFGPAEQIARDYQSLLALAHGARTLRTVLVVVPLVHVLWELNRQFWMGAWPDGETPLPGWYLLVARANDWVVWVVAGAVLTALVAGRVLARRGMGTGRLARLAGGVAVAAVAAPLLGSLSIIVATASVDVSRLLQLSPPVSLATVAMYAVMARLGVLARRCLVFSAA encoded by the coding sequence GTGGCCGGCGCAGGCGTGATCGACATCGACGAGTACGTGACGGCGTTGGACCGGCGGCTGCGCGGTCCCGGTCACCTCAAGCGGGACCTGCTCGCGGAGGCCCGCGACAGCCTGGAGGACGCGGCGGCGGCGTACGAAGCCGGCGGGGTGGACCCCGCGGAGGCGCGACGGCGGGCGGTCGCGGACTTCGGGCCGGCGGAGCAGATCGCCCGCGACTACCAGAGCCTGCTGGCCCTCGCGCACGGCGCGCGGACCCTGCGGACCGTGCTCGTGGTCGTGCCGCTGGTGCACGTGCTGTGGGAGCTCAACCGGCAGTTCTGGATGGGCGCGTGGCCCGACGGCGAGACCCCGTTGCCCGGCTGGTACCTGCTGGTGGCGCGGGCCAACGACTGGGTGGTGTGGGTCGTCGCCGGCGCGGTGCTGACCGCCCTGGTGGCGGGCCGGGTGCTGGCCCGGCGCGGGATGGGCACCGGCCGGCTGGCGCGGCTGGCCGGCGGGGTCGCCGTGGCGGCGGTCGCCGCACCCCTGCTGGGCAGCCTGTCCATCATCGTGGCCACGGCGAGCGTCGACGTGTCGCGGCTGCTGCAACTGTCGCCGCCGGTCAGCTTGGCGACCGTGGCCATGTACGCGGTGATGGCCCGCCTGGGCGTGCTGGCCCGCCGGTGCCTGGTCTTCTCGGCGGCCTGA
- a CDS encoding PadR family transcriptional regulator, translating into MKPDALRGHLDALLLATLDGKQLHGYAIIEALQVRSGGALDLPTGTVYPALRRLETAGLVSSEWSTVGGRQRRTYRLTKAGQRALAAERTAWREFTAAIEGVLGGGPWPAQA; encoded by the coding sequence ATGAAGCCCGACGCGCTGCGCGGCCACCTCGACGCGCTGCTGCTGGCCACGCTCGACGGCAAGCAGCTGCACGGCTACGCGATCATCGAGGCGCTGCAGGTGCGCAGCGGAGGGGCGCTCGACCTGCCCACCGGCACCGTCTACCCGGCGCTGCGGCGGCTGGAGACCGCCGGTCTGGTGAGCAGCGAGTGGAGCACGGTGGGGGGACGGCAGCGGCGCACCTACCGGCTGACCAAGGCCGGTCAGCGGGCGCTGGCGGCCGAGCGGACGGCGTGGCGCGAGTTCACCGCCGCGATCGAGGGAGTGCTGGGGGGCGGGCCGTGGCCGGCGCAGGCGTGA
- a CDS encoding cytochrome ubiquinol oxidase subunit I has translation MDTLGLARLQFAVTTSFHFLFVLLTLGLVTLVAVMQTRATLSANPVHARMTRFWGRLYVVNYALGIATGIVMEFQFGLNWSGLSHYAGDVFGAPLAVETLVAFFLESTFLGLWIFGWDRLNKWVHLALIWLVALTAYASALWIMTANAFLQHPVGYQEQDGVLRLVDFSALLGNPLFGAAVTHVVFAALTVGGVFVTGVSAFHFIRRTAEVEFFRRSLRLGVVTTAIATPGVVNVGFAQFGILDEHQPGKFEAAGALGGTGLGIMIQIGFVLLLVSWTTVPLLFRDWIVKLRFPLYLMVIGIPLPFVAAIGGWLVRELGRQPWLVYGLLRTEDAMSGTTRDGMLFSFLAFTAVFAVLAVADWVLIARLAGRGPVEAHVPVSPLVPAL, from the coding sequence ATGGACACACTCGGGCTGGCCCGGCTGCAATTCGCCGTGACCACGTCGTTCCACTTCCTGTTCGTGCTGCTCACGCTCGGACTGGTCACCCTGGTCGCCGTCATGCAGACGCGGGCGACGCTCTCCGCCAACCCCGTGCACGCGCGGATGACCCGCTTCTGGGGTCGGCTCTACGTCGTCAACTACGCCCTGGGCATCGCGACCGGCATCGTCATGGAGTTCCAGTTCGGCCTGAACTGGTCGGGCCTGTCGCACTACGCGGGCGACGTGTTCGGCGCGCCGCTGGCCGTCGAGACGCTGGTGGCGTTCTTCCTGGAGTCGACCTTCCTCGGCCTGTGGATCTTCGGCTGGGACCGGCTGAACAAGTGGGTGCACCTGGCCCTGATCTGGCTGGTCGCCCTCACCGCCTACGCCTCCGCGCTGTGGATCATGACCGCGAACGCCTTCCTCCAGCACCCGGTCGGCTACCAGGAGCAGGACGGCGTGCTGCGGCTGGTCGACTTCTCGGCGCTGCTGGGCAACCCCCTGTTCGGCGCGGCCGTCACGCACGTCGTGTTCGCGGCCCTGACCGTGGGCGGGGTGTTCGTGACCGGGGTCAGCGCGTTCCACTTCATCCGGCGCACGGCCGAGGTCGAGTTCTTCCGGCGGTCCCTGCGCCTGGGCGTGGTCACCACGGCCATCGCGACCCCCGGCGTCGTCAACGTCGGCTTCGCGCAGTTCGGCATCCTCGACGAGCACCAGCCGGGCAAGTTCGAGGCGGCGGGCGCCCTCGGCGGCACCGGGCTCGGGATCATGATCCAGATCGGGTTCGTGCTGCTGCTGGTCAGCTGGACCACCGTGCCGCTGCTGTTCCGCGACTGGATCGTCAAGCTGCGGTTCCCGCTGTACCTGATGGTGATCGGCATCCCGCTGCCGTTCGTCGCGGCCATCGGCGGGTGGCTGGTGCGCGAGCTGGGCCGGCAGCCGTGGCTGGTCTACGGGCTGCTGCGCACCGAGGACGCGATGTCCGGCACCACCCGGGACGGGATGTTGTTCTCGTTCCTCGCCTTCACCGCCGTGTTCGCCGTCCTCGCCGTCGCCGACTGGGTGCTCATCGCCCGGCTGGCGGGGCGCGGTCCGGTCGAGGCGCACGTCCCGGTGTCCCCGCTCGTTCCGGCTCTGTAG
- a CDS encoding cytochrome d ubiquinol oxidase subunit II → MEGVWVVLLGLLTAGYFALAGFDYGVGLLYRFLGRDEPERARVLRAMTPFFLGNEVWLVAAVGVLFGAFPRLEGELLSEHRVGFVTVLVGLVLFTAAVQLRVGPFWDVFVVGGALVVAVGWGVLLGDVLGGPPVLWAFGLVSLFLLHGAVFLAWRLDDPARALVVARVLFAPVGLFVVAAVVLRGPVAAPAVGLVGAAVALLALVGAWFALRARAFRLAFAGTGVVCAVPALAVFGARDVVTPEVMSQTPTLQALGWFAAVVLPLVLVFQWATWRLSRAAR, encoded by the coding sequence GTGGAAGGTGTGTGGGTGGTCCTGCTCGGGCTGCTGACGGCGGGGTACTTCGCGCTGGCGGGGTTCGACTACGGCGTCGGGCTGCTGTACCGGTTCCTGGGGCGCGACGAGCCCGAGCGGGCGCGGGTGCTGCGCGCGATGACGCCGTTCTTCCTGGGCAACGAGGTGTGGCTGGTCGCGGCGGTCGGCGTGCTGTTCGGCGCGTTCCCCCGGTTGGAGGGCGAGCTGCTGTCCGAGCACCGGGTCGGGTTCGTGACGGTGCTGGTGGGGTTGGTGCTGTTCACCGCGGCCGTGCAACTGCGGGTCGGGCCGTTCTGGGACGTGTTCGTGGTGGGTGGCGCGCTGGTGGTCGCGGTCGGCTGGGGCGTGCTGCTGGGTGACGTGCTGGGCGGGCCGCCGGTGCTGTGGGCGTTCGGGCTGGTGTCGCTGTTCCTGCTGCACGGGGCGGTGTTCCTGGCGTGGCGGCTGGACGACCCGGCGCGGGCGCTGGTGGTGGCTCGGGTGCTGTTCGCGCCGGTGGGGTTGTTCGTGGTCGCGGCGGTGGTGCTGCGCGGGCCGGTGGCCGCTCCGGCGGTCGGCTTGGTCGGCGCGGCGGTGGCGCTCCTCGCCTTGGTGGGGGCCTGGTTCGCCTTGCGGGCACGGGCTTTCCGGCTCGCGTTCGCGGGCACAGGGGTGGTGTGCGCGGTGCCGGCGCTCGCGGTGTTCGGCGCACGGGACGTGGTGACGCCCGAGGTGATGTCGCAGACGCCGACGTTGCAGGCGTTGGGGTGGTTCGCGGCGGTCGTGCTGCCGCTGGTGCTGGTGTTCCAGTGGGCGACGTGGAGGCTGTCCCGTGCGGCACGCTGA
- the cydD gene encoding thiol reductant ABC exporter subunit CydD — translation MRHADRRYVVTLTLLGVVTAGLVLVQAEALATVLAGGSGLWVLVAVVVARGAFVWLGRVVTQREAASVKAALRKRVLRDGSGSTGAVTTLVVKGLDAIEPYLAGYLPQLVVSVTVPLAVVVRLSFADWTAALTIAVTLPLVPVFAALVGMHTRERTRRQWEGLAEVGGHFLDVVRGLGTLRLFGRAAAQAGTVRAMAGAHASATMRTLRVAFLSALVLELVATLSVALVAVPVGLRLLHGGVTLHVALLVLLLAPEAYLPLRAAGAQFHASAEGLAVLEQAFATRPRGVVAGRRVPDLRVAAIECEGVSVRYPGRDGLALDRVSLSLSPGERVGLVGPSGVGKSSLLAVLLGEVEPCAGRVLVDGVDLRELDRAEWLRQLAWVPQRPTLFPGTVGENIAFGTDVDVISAARAVGLGDLVEARHTLSAGERQRVALARAMVRDQARVLLLDEPTSRLDSRTEDTVLRVARDWSRGRTALVVAHRPALLDAVDRVVELR, via the coding sequence GTGCGGCACGCTGACCGGCGGTACGTCGTCACGCTGACCCTGCTGGGAGTCGTGACGGCGGGGTTGGTGCTCGTGCAGGCCGAGGCGCTGGCCACCGTGCTCGCCGGTGGCAGCGGGCTCTGGGTCCTGGTGGCGGTCGTGGTCGCGCGTGGGGCGTTCGTGTGGCTCGGACGTGTTGTCACCCAACGGGAAGCGGCGTCGGTGAAGGCCGCGCTGCGCAAGCGGGTGCTGCGGGACGGCTCGGGCTCGACCGGGGCCGTCACCACGCTCGTGGTCAAGGGCTTGGACGCCATCGAGCCCTACCTCGCCGGGTACCTGCCGCAGCTCGTGGTGTCCGTGACCGTGCCCTTGGCGGTGGTGGTGCGGCTGTCGTTCGCGGACTGGACGGCCGCGCTGACGATCGCCGTCACGTTGCCGCTGGTGCCGGTGTTCGCCGCGTTGGTCGGTATGCACACGCGGGAGCGGACGCGGCGGCAGTGGGAGGGGCTGGCCGAGGTCGGCGGGCACTTCCTCGACGTCGTGCGCGGCCTGGGGACGCTCCGGCTGTTCGGCCGGGCCGCCGCGCAGGCCGGGACCGTGCGGGCGATGGCCGGTGCGCACGCGTCGGCGACCATGCGGACCCTGCGGGTGGCGTTCCTGTCCGCGCTGGTGCTGGAACTGGTGGCGACGCTGTCGGTGGCGCTGGTGGCGGTACCGGTCGGTCTGCGGCTGCTGCACGGCGGCGTGACCCTGCACGTGGCACTGCTCGTCCTCCTGCTCGCGCCCGAGGCGTACCTGCCGCTGCGAGCTGCCGGGGCGCAGTTCCACGCCAGTGCCGAGGGGCTGGCCGTGCTGGAGCAAGCGTTTGCGACGCGACCCCGGGGGGTGGTCGCGGGGCGGCGGGTGCCGGACCTGCGGGTGGCGGCGATCGAGTGTGAAGGCGTGTCGGTGCGCTACCCCGGGCGGGACGGACTCGCCCTGGACCGGGTGTCGCTGTCTTTGTCACCCGGTGAGCGGGTCGGGCTGGTGGGCCCGAGCGGGGTGGGCAAGAGCAGCCTGCTGGCGGTGCTGCTGGGCGAGGTCGAGCCGTGCGCCGGGCGGGTCCTGGTGGACGGCGTGGACCTGCGGGAACTGGACCGTGCGGAGTGGCTGCGGCAGCTCGCGTGGGTGCCGCAGCGGCCGACCCTGTTCCCCGGGACGGTGGGGGAGAACATCGCTTTCGGCACGGACGTGGATGTCATATCGGCTGCTCGGGCGGTCGGGTTGGGGGATCTGGTCGAGGCGCGGCACACGCTGTCGGCCGGGGAGCGGCAGCGGGTCGCGCTGGCGCGGGCGATGGTGCGGGACCAGGCGCGGGTGCTCCTGCTGGACGAGCCCACCTCGCGGCTGGACAGCCGGACCGAGGACACCGTCCTGCGGGTCGCCCGGGACTGGTCGCGCGGGCGCACGGCCCTGGTCGTGGCGCACCGACCGGCGCTGCTGGACGCGGTGGACCGGGTGGTGGAGCTGCGATGA